AGCAGTGGAGATCTTTAAATTTTTTCAGGATGAAAAATATTTGCTGTACTTAAGAACTGTCACTAATCAGCTCCTATCAAGgtatattattaaaaaaacatattttaagtgtgtgtttgtgattggaaagggagagagggagtaaTTGGAAAAGGGGATTGAAAGGAATAGGAAATGCTGAATGATGTGAAATAGATACATGCATAATGACAGGTCACAGCAATCAAACAAAtgtcaataaaatcaataaaacataaaaaagataAAGGCTGTGAAAGTAATAGGTGTTCGATACAATGTTGTATTGAATGTTGTACTATTCCTTCATGTTACATTCTACTACCATCCTCAGACAGAGGCAGAATTCATACCAGAGGACAATGCTTTCTTCATAGACTATTACTCAATCTCACCTTTAGGATTTTGGAGAATATATTCTTTTGGACCCTTTATGAATACTTATCTTTTGTAACAATATTTActcttaaatatatttttctgcagaccacaaaGCCAGACAGAGCCTATCAAGTATATCTGTGTCCCTAAGGTCTATGTTTAGAGCACAAATAGTTTGGGTGCAATTGTGCAAATTtcataagcatttttaaaaagcaactaatGCACATCAGTTGTATAatgttatgttttatatttttcatttttgtcatAAGTGTCAACGACATTCTTGCTGTGGGCCCTGAGCATTTCTATGCCACCAATGACCGTTACTTCCGTTCAGAGACTGTCTCAATATATTTGGAAGTGTTTTGGGGTTTTAGCTGGACAAATGTTGTGTACTATAGCCCAAAGAAAGTTAAAGAAGTGGCATCAGGATTCTACAGTGCCAATGGCATTAATATGTCACCAGATGGAAAGTAAGTTTCTTTCTATAACTTAGTTCTTCCTTAATTTAATTCTCTATGACATTGGGCTTTCATCATTAAGTTTGAGAACAAGTAATATAATTGAGTTgggaaggctttttaaaaaatgcgctGAAAATATGGAAATAAAATTTTCCTACCCTAATGCAATAGTGGAAGGGGCCACAGTGGAAAAGGGTCTTTTCCTCAACCCCAACAGCCTCCCCAACCCAGtgttgaaatctgaaccggtttgccaccagttcgctggctgcacatgcgtgctgtgCACCATGCGTGCGCTGAGCTTATACATGCGCAATGCACACCAAAAACGTGCTGCGTGCACATATGTGCAgtatgtgccaaaaggaggcttgggaaggtaagtagacagCGGCGGGGTGTGTGGGGAGCTTGGGAAccttctttttaactttttaaaaacatttttttactaaggGTTCTCTGGACAAGGGTATAGAAGTAAGGAcaaataatttacaaataaaataagtaacaTTAACAATATGTCATTTCAAGGTTTATCTACGTGGCTGATATTTTGGATCATAGCATTCAAGTCTTTCAAAAAATGTCTAACATGAATTTAACTCCTGTGAAGGTAAGTTGGGTTTTCTTTGGTTCAAATCGAAGACTGGTATTCTTTATATCTGAAACAAAAGTtagatcttgattttttttaatgtaagcaCTTTTTCATGATATGTTATATATTTCTGTGAATATGTATCTTCTGTTAATCCTAGTGAATTAATACTATTGGCATTTGGTAAGATTATGACCAATGTCAATGGAATATTAATACTGGTAACTCAGGATCACTAATAGAATTGAGCCTTTGTGACTAGAAGAATTATCAGTCAGGGCCAATTAGGAAGGATAAATATTTCCTGACAGCATATGGTATTCTAGAACTACGGGAAAATGGTATTAgaataagggaaaaaaatgtattaaattgTGTAGCAAATGTCTTGTATTTTCTTTCTAACCTAAGAAACATGCAATTGGTTTTTTGTTCATTGTAGGCCCTGAAATTTGAGACTATTCTTGATAACATATCGGTTGATCGTAAAACTGGAGACCTTTGGTTAGGATGTCATCCCAATGCTGCAAAACTCATTTCTTATGATCCAAAGGATCCTCCCGGCTCAGAGGTTAGTTAGTAAGAATTATTTTTACAAGGTATACAATAATTCTGCAACCGGAGtgaatatgggtagtccttgaaatacaacagttcatttactgacccttCAAAGGTACATCACTGAATAAAGTgaattgtgaccatttttcacacaaccattgcagcatagttacatgatcaaaattcagacagttagcaactgactcatgtttatgacggttgcaatgtcccaggattacatgtgatccacttttgtagccttctgacaagctaagccAATGAGGAGATtcccttaataaccatgttactgacttaacaactacagtgattcatttaacaactggggcaagaaaggttgtaaaatggggtaaaactaacttaacaaatctcctgctggcaacataaattttggtttcagttgtcataattcaaggactaccttcaAATTAGATGGTACCAAAAAAATCTGCAGGTTATTTGAACAAGAACAAAATGCTTctttaaataaaacaagaaacATTTCAGAAGAGTTGCGTTCAACCAGTCTAGCCAGTATCCTATTCCACATATTGGATATTACTAGAATTCAGGAACTCAAAGCAGTGTTTGcaacatttttgccagaaaccagcatttactttcagtttctagcaaaaaatgccccatagtgaacaatgggtCACTTAGATCACAACTAAGATATTTTGAAACCATGTTTTTATTTCTGTAATTCATTCTAGAGCATCTATTTTATTTAGTCTTCTGGTgttccttaattttattttatttttaaaaaagaggatgcATAGCAGAATTGAAAGTTCTAGCAGGATTCTTATTAGCCAAAGTTTTATGCAAGAGTCTGGCTAACTGATTTCTGTTTGATTTCTTCCAGATCCTTCTTGTCAAAGATATCCTTTCTGACAAACCTAAAATCATTACAGTGTATGTGGATGATGGAACAATCATTCAAGGAAGCTCAGTTGCTGTCTATTTTGAGAGACATCTCATCGTTGGCACTGTGTTTCAAAAAGCCCTTTATTGCCATATGCCTTGACTCATGAGCTTTGACTCAGTTGAAATAGTCATTGTCACTGAAAACTGAGTCAAGCTTTTTGACACCTGATGAACTCAGGTTTCAAATCCATGTTAGCCAGTCCATTCATCTAAAAGTTATTATAACCACATCTAAAATATAAGAGATCCAGCATAAATTCCTGCCATTTCGGAGGAGCCATCTTGCCCCAAGATGCCTTTTGGCCTTCCAGAGGTATTAAAACCTGGTTTTGCCTTGAAGCCCCAAGGGGGCTGAAGATGGTTAATGAGCTAAGAAGATCTTACCTCTGTGCCATCCATCtcctgggttctaattttttataaaaaattgtaattgtttttatattcatCTTTTTACTATTTGTAAGTCACCCAGAATCACTGTACTAGTGAAATGGGCAATTTaagcatttaataaaaaaaaattaaaaaatccacttgtctttatttatttctcattgtTTCCAATAGTGTAAAAAAACCTACAGCAAATACAATTTCATTAGTTTCAGGGTTATGGTATCTATCTTGCTTACTGGAACTGGGAACCAAATGAATTATGTTTCTCCACTGACTGTATTTATCATTCAGGGCAAATTCAAACCATTTCCAACCAGAAACACAATGAGAGTAGTTTGTTTGCaccatatttcagtttcatcaagTAGTGGTGATTGCTAATTAATCTAGAATGGTTTCAttcattcttctttctctttcttggcTAATTTAAAAGTATAATTGCCTGGTAAAGAGTCAAGGACCAATCATAATGTAGTTCAGAAATTACCTGGAATTACCTGCTCATTGCCTGATAGACATTGCTGTGATGGTCTTGCAATGTAACATACATTATTTAATTATGCTGCCCGCCAACTCatgtattgaaaaaaaaatgcttagccACTCTGTCTGCAGCCACAGATATTAAAATAAGGCCTCTGGATGACTCTGCACTGGCTTCACAATTTTATAACCAGTCTCATATATTTAAGCCTTTTTATGGCTAAACTACCTCCATTCTCCTAAAGTGCTGCCAGGTTTTAGCGTGAATATTTTGTGCTGCCAATATCTGCTGCCATTACCtctttaccttttctttttctactgAAATGTGGGAAGAGATTTTATAACAAGGTCACAAAAGCTTTCACATTTGGTTCTACGTCTGTGAAGTTTCTGAAATGCTGCAactgtttctgattttttttaaatgaaaagttcCATTTCAAATTAGCTGCCAGTAGTAGCTCATGCCCAGAAACAATAAAATACTGCCCCCCTGAGTTTAGTGTGCCAACTcaacattatttaattattccactCAAAATCTTGTACTTTCCTATCGTCAGTGTGTTAAGATATCTGAAGCTCTAATTATTCTTAGCATGGAATTTTGATGGGGGGTCAAGATAATCtctcaacaaaaaaaaaatgtgggcaGAAGGCATAAGGACAGTGAAAATATCTTCCTGCTATATAATATCCCAATTTTATTTTCAGACAATTATTTTCTATAGATGTTTCAGTACCTTTCTTTTAATTCTGAAAATCTTCCT
Above is a window of Ahaetulla prasina isolate Xishuangbanna chromosome 4, ASM2864084v1, whole genome shotgun sequence DNA encoding:
- the LOC131197315 gene encoding serum paraoxonase/arylesterase 2-like, which encodes MFLSSRGYRNQACAMAKLMLLLVVFIVFTAVFVERILVFRQKLFADRHLPPKRLPNCELIPGIDNGAEDIEILPNGLAFISSGLKYPGLKVFEPHKGGQILLMNLKSESPRPVELKIEGGFDLDSFNPHGISIYMENSDSIYLFVVNHPEGNSAVEIFKFFQDEKYLLYLRTVTNQLLSSVNDILAVGPEHFYATNDRYFRSETVSIYLEVFWGFSWTNVVYYSPKKVKEVASGFYSANGINMSPDGKFIYVADILDHSIQVFQKMSNMNLTPVKALKFETILDNISVDRKTGDLWLGCHPNAAKLISYDPKDPPGSEILLVKDILSDKPKIITVYVDDGTIIQGSSVAVYFERHLIVGTVFQKALYCHMP